A region of the Nitrospirota bacterium genome:
TTGAAGAACCACTATAATGGTTCCTTCCTTAGTATTTTTTGTCTGAATGATGACTCCGCCAAGAAGAACCACTCTCCCTCTGTAAGCTTCAGGGTCCCTCAATAGCTCCTTAAAACTTATTTCAGTATCAACCATTTTTAACGCTTCATCCGACACCACATGGGCACACCCTGAAAAAAGAAGAAGCACAACAATGATTATTAAAATTATCTTCATATAAGTTTGTATCTTGGAATTTGGTTATTGGTTATTCACGTATGTGTCTCTATTTCTCTGTGTGCTCTGTGGTTAACGTATTTTGAAGTTGCTTCTGGATTATAAAGGTAAAATTCCCCGCATCTTCCTTCATCTCGATAATCTTAGCTCCCTCTCTTTCGCATAGCCCAGGAATGCTGTGTTTGGTGCTGCTATCAGTGGTAATAACTTGAAGGACCTGCCCTTTTTCCAGCGATTTTAAGGCGCTCTTAGTCTCAATCATAGGTTTTGGACAGACCATCCCTTTAACATCCAGTACTTTGTCGATTTTAGTCTCTGCCATATAGCCCCCTAAATTAGCGAATCAAATAAGTTCTAAAAATATTTAACCACAAAAAACAATCAGTCGTCAATTAATTCTGTTAAAATACCTCATGAGAAAACCTGCCATTTATAATGTACAGAGAGAAGATGCATCTATAAGGCTTGACAGGTTTGTGAGTGCAAAAAGCGGCTTGTCTCGCTCTCAGGTGCAGAAACTCATCAAAAAAGGCCTTATCCTTGTAAATTCTTTGCCTGAAAAAGCTAATTACACAGTCAGAACTGGAGATGTTATCGAACTTAAACTGATAGAAGAAGTCCCTCTATCTCTTATCCCCGAAGACATACCCGTGGACATACTATGGGAAGATGAACACATTGTAGTTGTCGATAAACAACCAGGGATGGTTGTATACCCGGCGGCTGGCCACAGGAGTGGAACTCTTTTGAACGCC
Encoded here:
- a CDS encoding sulfurtransferase TusA family protein, which encodes MAETKIDKVLDVKGMVCPKPMIETKSALKSLEKGQVLQVITTDSSTKHSIPGLCEREGAKIIEMKEDAGNFTFIIQKQLQNTLTTEHTEK